In Halofilum ochraceum, a single window of DNA contains:
- a CDS encoding cysteine hydrolase: MADRGFSLLSRSLTMSRNEDRILTLEEALQAPRKHRDMELAFEPMDNHSSTPGGPNNQPLSFWASWRLEQRPRRIALLLDDCQEEYRPYAGDILPNLIRLVDTFRSARSESDGVRIVWSAWTRTFDDGISNAMDRWYGPRGLRPEDPENAMYVFTGAPGMEPLSEIAPTEEEVAAGWFYHGKHLDMFWNFDEHGNSYLDEKLKAAGIDTIVLSGLWTDECILATAYAGNSRGYDVVLTGDAIATATANHEIALKVANSTVGKVVSTDDVVQYMENDFVTGERGAVKGTSHPDGRKEE; this comes from the coding sequence GTGGCCGACCGTGGTTTTTCACTGTTATCGAGGAGTCTGACGATGAGCCGGAATGAAGACAGGATCCTGACCCTGGAAGAGGCCCTGCAGGCGCCACGCAAGCATCGCGACATGGAGCTTGCGTTCGAGCCCATGGACAACCACAGCAGCACTCCGGGTGGCCCGAATAACCAGCCGCTGAGCTTCTGGGCATCCTGGCGCCTGGAACAGAGACCTCGCCGGATTGCCCTGCTCCTCGACGATTGCCAGGAAGAGTACCGGCCCTATGCGGGCGATATTCTCCCGAATCTGATCCGCCTCGTGGATACGTTCCGCTCCGCCCGTTCGGAAAGCGATGGAGTCCGGATCGTCTGGAGTGCATGGACCCGGACCTTCGACGACGGTATCAGCAACGCGATGGACCGTTGGTACGGGCCGAGGGGCTTGCGCCCGGAGGATCCCGAGAACGCCATGTACGTGTTTACCGGGGCACCGGGAATGGAGCCCTTGTCGGAAATCGCGCCGACCGAGGAGGAGGTTGCCGCCGGCTGGTTCTATCACGGCAAGCACCTGGACATGTTCTGGAACTTCGACGAGCACGGCAACTCGTACCTCGACGAAAAACTGAAGGCCGCCGGCATCGACACCATCGTGCTTTCGGGGTTGTGGACGGACGAATGCATCCTCGCCACGGCCTACGCGGGCAACTCGCGCGGCTACGACGTCGTGCTGACGGGTGACGCGATTGCAACGGCGACCGCCAATCACGAGATCGCACTCAAGGTGGCCAACAGTACGGTCGGAAAGGTGGTGTCCACCGATGACGTCGTTCAATACATGGAAAACGATTTCGTCACGGGGGAACGGGGTGCCGTCAAGGGCACGAGCCATCCCGACGGACGAAAGGAAGAGTGA
- a CDS encoding transposase: MARLVVPQHPHHVTQRGNRRQLVFFDDDDYRAYLDLVRDACDMAHTQVLAYFLMPNHVHFLMVPSHEDGLSAAIEEAHRRYTRRATRGRPGRPRNKGGPESGSIM; this comes from the coding sequence ATGGCCCGACTCGTAGTGCCACAGCATCCACATCACGTCACGCAGCGCGGCAACCGGCGCCAGCTGGTTTTCTTCGATGATGATGACTACCGCGCCTATCTCGACCTCGTGCGTGACGCCTGCGACATGGCGCATACGCAGGTCCTCGCCTACTTTCTGATGCCCAACCATGTGCACTTTCTGATGGTGCCGAGTCACGAGGATGGGCTGAGTGCCGCGATCGAGGAAGCGCATCGACGCTACACGCGGCGCGCTACGCGTGGGCGACCGGGGCGTCCGCGCAATAAGGGTGGCCCGGAATCAGGCAGCATCATGTAG
- a CDS encoding dienelactone hydrolase family protein, with amino-acid sequence MALVGAVFAGSAQAGESVVYEAGGEQYEGYFAEASDPEGLVLVIHDWDGLTEYERKRADMLAELGYDAFAVDLYGKGNRPVETSAKKAETAKLYNDREKMRSRILAGLSEGRKLGVDEAVVMGYCFGGAAVLELARSGQAENVAGYATFHGGLSTPEGQDYPANTAPILVAHGGADSSISMQDVASLSGELEEAGVPYEIQVYSGAPHAFTVFGSDRYQERADRKSWDAFKSFLESNLATGN; translated from the coding sequence ATGGCACTGGTGGGCGCGGTCTTCGCCGGTAGCGCGCAGGCCGGTGAGAGCGTTGTGTACGAAGCTGGTGGCGAACAGTACGAAGGCTACTTCGCCGAGGCCTCGGATCCTGAAGGCCTGGTCCTCGTCATTCACGACTGGGATGGCCTGACCGAGTACGAGCGCAAGCGCGCCGATATGCTGGCCGAACTCGGTTATGACGCCTTTGCCGTCGATCTCTACGGGAAGGGCAATCGCCCCGTCGAGACATCGGCGAAAAAGGCCGAGACCGCAAAACTCTACAACGATCGCGAAAAGATGCGTTCACGCATCCTCGCGGGTCTCTCCGAAGGGCGAAAACTCGGCGTGGATGAAGCGGTGGTGATGGGGTACTGCTTCGGGGGCGCCGCGGTTCTGGAACTGGCCCGGTCCGGGCAGGCTGAGAACGTCGCGGGTTATGCCACCTTCCATGGCGGCCTTTCGACGCCGGAAGGTCAGGACTATCCGGCCAATACTGCGCCCATCCTCGTTGCCCATGGAGGCGCCGACTCTTCAATCAGCATGCAGGATGTGGCGTCACTTTCCGGAGAACTCGAAGAGGCGGGCGTACCCTATGAAATCCAGGTCTATTCGGGGGCGCCCCATGCGTTCACGGTGTTCGGCTCGGACCGCTACCAGGAACGCGCCGACCGGAAGTCATGGGATGCGTTCAAATCGTTTCTGGAAAGCAATCTGGCGACCGGAAACTGA
- a CDS encoding thermonuclease family protein: MSGGPRRTEIRRSGSALIALVLVVVVVPSARALEFEPQAAIVTRVVDGDSLVLRFPDAPEDDRIEYRANLIGVDAPGEGEAECAAGMVTAIARRLLQEERIWVEWDRHDRKTADGRLLVYVHHFDDRDADLNATYIEQGWGWVPRAYPADRKQDYLELEREARAAKRGLWGMPCAPVP, from the coding sequence ATGAGCGGCGGTCCTCGCCGGACAGAAATCCGAAGATCAGGCAGCGCGCTGATCGCGCTCGTGCTGGTCGTAGTGGTCGTGCCCTCCGCGCGGGCGCTCGAGTTCGAACCGCAGGCCGCGATCGTCACGCGGGTCGTCGACGGCGACAGCCTCGTGCTGCGCTTCCCCGATGCGCCGGAGGACGACCGGATCGAGTACCGCGCCAATCTGATCGGTGTCGATGCCCCGGGCGAAGGCGAGGCCGAGTGCGCGGCCGGCATGGTGACGGCGATTGCCCGACGGCTTCTGCAGGAGGAACGGATCTGGGTGGAATGGGACCGCCACGACCGGAAGACGGCTGACGGCCGGCTCCTGGTCTATGTGCATCACTTCGACGACCGCGACGCGGACCTCAACGCCACCTACATCGAGCAGGGCTGGGGATGGGTGCCGCGCGCCTACCCGGCCGACCGCAAGCAGGATTACCTGGAACTGGAGCGCGAGGCGCGCGCGGCGAAACGCGGCCTTTGGGGCATGCCGTGCGCACCGGTGCCGTGA
- a CDS encoding HIT domain-containing protein, translating into MKGFELHPRLAADTHRLGRLDLSVVLLHRDAGVPWYLLVPMVDVAEMIDLLPAQRERLNTEIQRLCEFVREEHHPDRLNIATIGNQVPQLHVHVVARHQHDPCWPGVVWGRLATERRYDDSDVDARSTTLAKRLGMRVEPGR; encoded by the coding sequence ATGAAAGGATTCGAACTGCATCCACGACTGGCCGCTGACACGCACCGGCTGGGCCGGCTCGACCTCAGCGTGGTCCTGCTCCATCGCGACGCCGGCGTACCGTGGTACCTGCTGGTGCCGATGGTCGACGTCGCCGAAATGATCGACCTGCTGCCTGCCCAGCGGGAGCGGCTCAACACGGAAATCCAGCGCCTCTGCGAATTCGTCCGCGAGGAACACCACCCCGACCGCCTCAACATCGCCACCATCGGCAACCAGGTGCCGCAACTGCACGTCCACGTCGTGGCCCGACACCAACACGACCCGTGCTGGCCGGGTGTGGTCTGGGGACGACTCGCGACGGAGCGGCGATACGACGACTCCGACGTGGACGCGCGAAGCACGACGCTGGCGAAACGACTGGGAATGCGCGTCGAACCCGGACGATGA
- a CDS encoding GGDEF domain-containing protein: MINPVKAGWFLEQIDRALKAGTLVVEEYELSNQDVKGLPDQGPDAPIWFEARIQALDFRVDDEAVVLWVASNISERHDLEVKLRELSETDQLTGLFNRRKLERDLALQYETFVRHAAPSAVLMFDLDNLKKINDSCGHHVGDEVLQAVADICRSELRKTDTACRFGGDEFVIVLPNTEYPQAVQFAERLRGLFRAELSRFSVEDVVATTSIGVTAMIPADCSYEDTLRRADYALYEAKDRGKDRVVGA, translated from the coding sequence GTGATCAACCCCGTAAAGGCGGGGTGGTTCCTCGAACAGATCGACAGGGCGCTTAAGGCGGGGACGCTGGTCGTCGAGGAATATGAACTGAGCAATCAGGATGTGAAGGGGTTGCCCGATCAGGGTCCGGATGCGCCTATCTGGTTCGAGGCGCGGATTCAGGCCCTCGACTTTCGGGTCGACGACGAGGCGGTGGTGCTGTGGGTCGCGAGTAATATTTCAGAACGCCACGATCTGGAGGTCAAGCTGCGGGAGCTGAGTGAAACGGATCAGCTGACGGGGCTGTTCAACCGGAGGAAGCTGGAGCGTGATCTCGCACTTCAGTACGAGACGTTCGTGCGCCATGCCGCACCGTCCGCGGTGCTGATGTTCGATCTCGACAACCTGAAGAAGATCAATGATTCCTGCGGGCACCACGTCGGGGATGAGGTGCTGCAAGCCGTTGCCGATATCTGTCGATCAGAACTCCGGAAGACGGATACGGCATGCCGCTTTGGCGGTGATGAATTCGTGATTGTCCTCCCCAACACCGAATATCCGCAGGCCGTGCAGTTTGCCGAGCGCCTGCGCGGGCTGTTCAGGGCCGAACTGAGCCGGTTTTCGGTGGAAGATGTCGTCGCGACGACCAGCATTGGCGTCACGGCCATGATCCCGGCTGATTGCTCGTACGAGGATACGCTCAGGCGGGCCGATTACGCTCTGTACGAGGCGAAGGACCGGGGCAAGGATCGTGTGGTGGGGGCCTGA
- a CDS encoding glutathione S-transferase family protein, protein MLLYTCKTAPSPRRTRMFISEKGVEVPMQEIDLRSGEHFSEAFLRRNPDATVPVLELDDGTCISESDAICTYFEALYPDPPLMGADARSRGLVSMWNRRMEFDGYLAVAEGFRNGAAGFRDRAVPGRHKVPQVEALAGRGAQRYRAFLEDLDERLGESEYVAGDTFSIADITAFVTVEFARGALKIEPEAGQKHIARWHEAVSSRPSARA, encoded by the coding sequence ATGCTGCTGTACACCTGCAAAACCGCACCCAGTCCGCGTCGGACCCGGATGTTCATTTCTGAGAAAGGCGTCGAGGTGCCGATGCAGGAAATCGACCTGCGTTCCGGAGAACATTTCTCGGAGGCCTTTCTCCGCCGGAATCCGGACGCGACGGTACCCGTGCTGGAGCTCGACGATGGCACCTGCATCAGCGAAAGCGACGCCATCTGCACATACTTCGAGGCCCTGTATCCCGATCCACCGTTGATGGGCGCGGATGCCAGGTCCAGGGGGCTGGTGAGCATGTGGAATCGCCGCATGGAGTTCGACGGTTATCTGGCCGTGGCGGAAGGGTTCCGCAATGGGGCAGCGGGATTCAGGGACCGCGCCGTGCCCGGCCGGCATAAGGTGCCGCAGGTGGAGGCCCTGGCGGGGCGCGGGGCGCAGCGCTACCGCGCGTTTCTCGAGGACCTGGACGAGCGCCTCGGCGAGAGCGAGTACGTGGCCGGCGATACCTTTTCCATAGCCGATATCACGGCCTTCGTGACCGTCGAATTCGCCAGGGGCGCGCTCAAGATCGAGCCCGAGGCCGGCCAGAAGCACATAGCGCGCTGGCACGAGGCGGTGAGCAGCCGGCCCAGCGCCCGGGCCTGA